CACAGCTCGAGCCCCCGCCACCGTGGCATGAATCAGCCGCAGCGTAGCCATGGCATCTCTCAGAGCAGACTGGCTGCCGATAGCCGTAATGCCGGTAGTTGTGCCCTCTCATGCCTTCCACGCCTTCACCCTCACACCCTGAGGAGCAGGTGTTGTAGCCGTAGCGGAAGGGTGTGCGCCGGGTGTCCAGCCAGGACCCTGAGGGATCGTACCAGGTTGAGTTCAAGTTGAAGTACGATTCTCTTCCAGAAGAGTATATCATGTTCAAATTGTAGGGAAACACCTGAAAAACACATGAACAGATGGGCTTGCATTTCCATCTcctcttttcatttaatttcccaTAAACCCACTTCAGTGAGCCATTCATAGGTCAACCTTGCTTATCCTGAAAGCCTGGATCTAAATTAAATTCTTGCAGTTACCCAATACTGGTCATATTGTGCCCAAACCCTCCTTCTGACCCTACTCTtgagttttttcccctccaagaaCAGAAACAGCCATAAGGCACTGCAGCACAGAGTGGCATTGCTGTAAATCCCATACTCAGGTCCCCCAATAGCTTCCTTCTTGGCTTCGCCCACCGTCCTCTAGCCCTTGTGTGTAGAGCACGGTCTGAAGGACAGTGCAAGTGTGCCAGGACTCTGACCTCCTGAATCCAGACACCCATTCAAAAATGAACCTGGCTGCTCCAGGACGTATCTTACCCAATTCGCGAGGGAAGGCAGACGCTGACCAGGAGACCAGATTGTGAGAACCAAAGGAACGGAGGCCTTTTATATGGTTCCAAGTCTTCCCCTTGTAAATGAAACACGCTGCAGGAACGAGGACTAAATTATTTATTGGCAAAACATCTCCTCCATTTAGATGCTGTTCCCAGCACTTAGCATGTTCTGCTTGACTCATGATTCCTGATAAGCATCTCTTAATTATAACGTAGTTACTGAGTGGTGCACATAAAGGACTCACATCATTTAAGCCACACATCGGCTATGTGAGGCAGGTAATAATGTACTTATTCACCATCTCCAGGGGACCGAGACACTCAGTGCAGGCTGACGGGTGACCTGTGAGTCAGGAGCTGTGATAGGCACAGTGCTAACATCCCGGCCTTCCCCTTCTGCTATCCATGAGGTATGGATATTTCCAGGTGCCTGAAGCACAAACAGGTGATTGGAAAGAGCCAGCTCAGAGTCACCAAAAGCAAATTGTGTTGATGGGTTTCGGTGATGAAGAGGTTGGCTCTGTGGATGATGGAGTGCGATGGATGGTGCTATCTCAGCTTTTGCAAGGCTTTGGGCAGAGTTTCCCATGGCAGCCCTGTAGTTAAACTGGTGGAGGCATGGACCAGATGGGTAAACTACacagtggatgaaaaactggctgATACTGATGCTGGTTCTGTTTGACATCTTCATTAATGTCCTGGATAATGGGGTGGAATTGGTAAATCTACAGGTGGCACCAAATTGGAGTGAGAgactgaaactgctggaggatgcaacctgggcaggctggagaaatggtccTGCGGCTGGGATGGGCTAACTGGGATGGGAGGGCTGGGGCGGCTGGTGAAAAGTGACTGGGAAGAAAAGATGAACCAAAGTCGACCTGGAAGCACCGGCGTGAGGGCTAAGCTGGCCCTTGGTCTGTGGGCTCTGAGTCAGCCCCTTGGGCACTGCGCCAAGATGGTGCCTGGGAACCGGCTTCAGTGAgaaaaggctgggaaaaaaagcaactaataaaaaaaaggatttctgaaGTCAAAGTTCATATGAAAGTGACTTTTCGTTTGGCTAAAATTagacatgagaaaaataaattgttgtggttttctgtgttaaaaaaccaagaactaatttctttttttttgctttctggttttccttGGTGGGTGCCAGCGGCTGTGAGGACACACTGGGGTTGTGCTTAGGTGATGAAAAGAAAcaacaatatatattttaatgcacTCAGTGGGAGGCTTTTCTGGctaagggagagagaaacagcaCATTTCCAGTGTGCCTGTGAGAGCTGAGCAGTGGGGAGCTGCGGGGGAAGAGCCTGGCCTGCATCTTCCTGCACCGAGTGAAAGGCATTCCTGGCATGCACAGACATGCCTCACGTGCTGGGGCACACGCTTATTATCATAATTAACATTTCCATGATGGATGGCCTCCCAGTGCAGTGTTGCTGTCTAGTTAATGAAGGTGATGGCACGCTTTGTAGAGCAAACTGTTTATACCTAGATCACTTACCGATGGACCATAGTGAAGTCCGTCCATTGGTCCTGTGGTGGGTGACCACAGTGGAGAAGGTTTTACAGCACACAGATGGAGTTCATCCTCGTGAAACCACTACAGCCGGAGCTGAAATCCTCATGTGTGAGCTctaattttggttttaaatataCAAATTTCTTTGTGAGTATTTAAGTGACTTTTAACATCTTTTCATTGTCACACTGGTGATATTTTTGGGGgtagaaaaaaagaggaatcaaGGGTCAACTAAATTTTTCCAACTTTATTCTTGAATacacagggagaaaaatcaaATCACAGGAGTCCTTGATGCTCCTGCAGTCACAGTGTGTACTTTTCCCCAGTACAGTCCTGCGTCTGTTCTCGAACAACCTTGAAATCCCAGTCCACTGAACCCATGGGAGAAGGCAAATCCAAGGCAGGCGGTTTCCCCATCCTTGCTCCAGCTCTTTCCGTTTGGTTTCTCCGTCCCCAGGCTGCTCATCTTCTCAGAAGAGCTGTTCTACCCTCAGGAGGAGCAAAGTGGGGTTTGGATGATTAAAGCCTGTTCCCTGGCAGGGCAAGACCCTGGGAATTTAAAGTGTCAGTGCTGGGGTCAAGCAGAGGACTGCGGACCCCGGATCCAGTGTGCAAGGAGCAGCAATGAGCCACCGGCCATGGCAGCGTTGTCTCGTGctgaaagcagagggaagaaCGTCGGCAGTTTGGGGCAAAACATCCCCCACACTGAGGCGGGgggtctgtcctggtttgagtctgttcagcaattttgctttttagctaagcctcttctaactaactgaactctctgaagttaacggcatattgtggagacactgcttgttctcagagtgataagatctaattatttgtaatttatgccaaggaatggtatgcagaaagGCTCCTGCTtctacttactgctataacaactgAGCTCAGCTAATTTTGTtttttgccccattggagggtcagaagtggaaaagtgtagaggggtcgtAGCtgcggggaggagcagacaggagaggtgaccccaactgaccaacagagtattccatcccatcagcatcatgctcaggataaaagctgagggatcaaagtggtcagtctctttcttcagtggctggtgtccaaggaggactctgttcgtctgcatttgatcctgatccgtgcatTCTGGAATGCAGATCTGtaatccagatccggaatccagtccCTGTCCTTTActgagtccggtctgggacttccccagtgcctgccagtgatgtgatcatcCTCCCGGGAGCTCGATAtggctttgtatatattgtatatatttcattattttctttttcttattttattaatattttcattaaagtagttttgtttcttctaaactcgtaagtctctttctctccctccgctccttggagagagaggtgggagacAGCATCTGTTGTTCCTCTTGGTGACCACGACAGGTCCCAGCTCATTTCTTCTGCAGACAGGGTGGCAAGAGAGGGACCTGCTTTTGCTGGTGCTGGCCGGGATGCAGCGGCAGGGGCACGGGCGTTGGGCAGCAGTGCTGGATGGGTGGGCAGCAGCACTGGACAGGTGGGCAGCAGCGCTGGACGGGTTGGGGGCAGCTCGGGATGCAGGGGCAGCGATGCTGCAGTGGCCAGGGATGCAGTATCACTGGGGGACAGGCATCCTCCATGGGGCACTGCTCCACTCGCCGCCGGGGTTTGCCGCAGCACCACGGTTCCTCACAGGGTAGTGGCGGGCGGTACTGCTGCAGTGGCCGGCGATGGATTTTCACGGGTGGGGGGCAGACGGGCTGCACGTGGCTCACCTCCACCCGCCGCCGGGGCTTGTTGGAATTGCAGCTTTGCTGTGGTGGGCAGCAGGTCACGGGTGGGCACGGATCCATGGGCTGGCAGCCCTGGGGCTCGCTCTGGCAGGACCCCTCAATGT
The sequence above is a segment of the Numenius arquata chromosome 27, bNumArq3.hap1.1, whole genome shotgun sequence genome. Coding sequences within it:
- the LOC141475908 gene encoding uncharacterized protein, which gives rise to MHYHKGDSNQDLCHEEKGWTWHGSTGCCHESPLDTTDLSPCHEPGSISRDIEGSCQSEPQGCQPMDPCPPVTCCPPQQSCNSNKPRRRVEVSHVQPVCPPPVKIHRRPLQQYRPPLPCEEPWCCGKPRRRVEQCPMEDACPPVILHPWPLQHRCPCIPSCPQPVQRCCPPVQCCCPPIQHCCPTPVPLPLHPGQHQQKQVPLLPPCLQKK